The window CAGTAAAGCAAGTGACTGAAAAAGGTCATAGCGTGGCTGAAGTTGCCGCACGTTTAGGTACAACCACGCATAGTCTTTATGCTTGGATCAAGCGTTATGCTCCTCAAGAACCTAAAATCACAGACTCTAGGGATGCAGTTTCAGAATTGGCAAAGCTAAAAAAGGAGTTGCAAAGAGTTACTGAAGAAAGGGACATATTAAAAAAAGCCGCGGTGTACTTCGCAAGCCAGTCCAAATGAGGTATGCCTTTATTCAGGACAATCAGCACATATGGTCTGTTCGTCGTTTATGTTCGACTCTAGATGTTCATCACAGTGGTTATTACGCATGGTTGAAACAACCCACTAGTAAAACTGCGAGGAAACGACAACAGCTTTCAGGATTGATTAAACAGTTCTGGCTGGAATCTGGCGGAGTCTACGGCTATCGCAAGATTCACTGTGATTTGAAAGATGTTGGCGAAAATTGCGGTATCAACCGGGTGCATAGGTTAATGAAAGCGAATGGGCTTAAATCACAGCGCGGCTATCGCAAGCCTAGATCTTATGCAGGTACGCCAAGTATTGTTTCCGCAAACACCTTAGAACGACAGTTTAATCCAACTCAGCCTAATCGGAAGTGGGTAACAGACATTACGTATATTCGTACACATGAAGGTTGGTTATATCTTGCTGTTGTAATTGATCTATTTTCACGCCTTGTTGTTGGGTGGTCTATGAAATCAAGAATGACTACAGATCTTGTGCTAGATGCGTTATTGATGGCTTTATGGCGGAGAAAACCAAAGAACAAGGTTTTGATTCATTCTGACCAAGGCAGCCAATATACCAGT is drawn from Acinetobacter sp. WCHAc010034 and contains these coding sequences:
- a CDS encoding IS3 family transposase (programmed frameshift) yields the protein MSSSKRYPEEFKIEAVKQVTEKGHSVAEVAARLGTTTHSLYAWIKRYAPQEPKITDSRDAVSELAKLKKELQRVTEERDIFKKSRGVLRKPVQMRYAFIQDNQHIWSVRRLCSTLDVHHSGYYAWLKQPTSKTARKRQQLSGLIKQFWLESGGVYGYRKIHCDLKDVGENCGINRVHRLMKANGLKSQRGYRKPRSYAGTPSIVSANTLERQFNPTQPNRKWVTDITYIRTHEGWLYLAVVIDLFSRLVVGWSMKSRMTTDLVLDALLMALWRRKPKNKVLIHSDQGSQYTSHEWQAFLKQHNLECSMSRRGNCHDNAVAESFFQLLKRERVKKRNYASRTEARSDIFEYIEMFYNSKRRHGSNGQRSPLDYEKSHQKMVMCV